From the genome of Zalophus californianus isolate mZalCal1 chromosome 5, mZalCal1.pri.v2, whole genome shotgun sequence:
ATAATTGATAACATTGTGAGATGGTTGCtttatcatccatccatctgttatCCATCTATAAGATACATTTTTAGTAGACTGGCCGTGTGTCCCAGCCAGCCAATTGTCCCCGCCGCGCCTCAGGCCAAGGTTTCAACAGACCTCACCAAAATGCCATCTCAAATGGAACATGCCATGGAAACCATGATGTTCATGTTTCACAAGTTTGCTGGGGATGAAGGCTACTTAACAAAGGAGGACCTGAGAGTACTCATGGAAAAGGAGTTCCCTGGATTTTTGGAAAATCAAAAAGACCCTCTGGCCGTGGACAAAATAATGAAGGACCTGGACCAGTGCCGAGACGGCAAAGTGGGCTTCCAGAGCTTCTTCTTGCTAATTGCTGGGCTCACCATCGCATGCAATGACTATTTTGTAATACACATGAAGCAGAAGGGAAAGAAGTAGGCAACATGAGCAACACTCCCGCCCGCCCAATGAGAGTTCTCCCGAAGGGTCTCTTTAGGAATCTGTCCCACAGCTTCCCCCTGTATAAAGGATTCCATGAGCAGATCGGG
Proteins encoded in this window:
- the LOC113929476 gene encoding protein S100-A10-like, which encodes MLNTHVYHLDFIIDNIVRWLLYHPSICYPSIRYIFSRLAVCPSQPIVPAAPQAKVSTDLTKMPSQMEHAMETMMFMFHKFAGDEGYLTKEDLRVLMEKEFPGFLENQKDPLAVDKIMKDLDQCRDGKVGFQSFFLLIAGLTIACNDYFVIHMKQKGKK